In the Alteromonas sp. M12 genome, one interval contains:
- the mltG gene encoding endolytic transglycosylase MltG, whose protein sequence is MSRWLKFLLATIVLSFAVMIVLVYQINTAFNNPLNIVGSQILVVEKGQYAHSVINKLYERSILKHPVLIKAALKLEPELSQIKAGTYELSLGMSARNMFDKLSRGLEKTYQISLIEGLRWQDWLVQLNNHPHLIKSTKTDEQWLEMLSPDLPGQSIEGWLLADTYHFTNGTKVEDIVKTAHVALKNYLTSAWQTRQMDLPYNNPYEALIMASIVEKETGVPIERPRIAAVFVNRLNRGMRLQTDPTVIYGMGDAFDGNIRRKDLRQATPYNTYVIKRLPPTPIAMPSKLSIDAVLHPLYTEEYYFVSKGDGTHYFSETLKEHNRAVRQYQLK, encoded by the coding sequence ATGAGTAGGTGGTTAAAGTTTTTATTAGCGACCATAGTGTTAAGTTTTGCTGTCATGATTGTATTGGTGTATCAGATAAACACCGCGTTTAACAACCCGTTGAATATAGTGGGTAGTCAAATTTTGGTGGTCGAAAAAGGACAATACGCCCACTCCGTAATAAATAAGTTATATGAACGCTCAATACTAAAGCATCCGGTGCTTATTAAAGCTGCATTAAAACTCGAACCAGAACTAAGTCAAATCAAAGCCGGAACCTATGAGTTGAGTTTAGGAATGAGCGCGCGCAATATGTTTGATAAATTATCCAGAGGATTGGAAAAAACCTATCAAATAAGCTTAATTGAAGGCCTACGTTGGCAAGATTGGTTAGTGCAATTAAACAATCACCCGCATTTAATCAAATCAACAAAAACTGACGAGCAATGGCTGGAGATGTTGTCCCCTGATTTACCGGGTCAGTCTATAGAAGGATGGCTATTGGCAGATACATATCACTTTACCAATGGCACCAAAGTAGAAGACATTGTAAAAACGGCCCATGTAGCATTAAAAAACTACTTAACCAGTGCATGGCAAACCAGACAAATGGATTTACCCTACAATAATCCTTACGAGGCATTAATTATGGCTTCGATTGTGGAAAAGGAAACAGGGGTGCCAATTGAACGTCCAAGAATCGCTGCGGTCTTTGTTAATCGGCTCAATCGTGGAATGCGTTTACAAACAGACCCTACTGTAATCTATGGAATGGGCGATGCATTTGATGGTAATATTAGACGCAAAGATCTGAGACAAGCTACTCCTTATAATACGTATGTTATTAAGCGATTACCTCCAACGCCCATAGCAATGCCAAGCAAACTAAGTATCGATGCCGTATTGCACCCATTGTATACAGAAGAATACTATTTTGTGTCCAAAGGTGATGGCACCCATTATTTCTCAGAAACCTTAAAAGAACACAACCGAGCCGTAAGGCAATATCAACTTAAATAG